The segment TCTTTTTCGCTCATACCAAGCCCATTTTCGCTCACAAATTTGGCAAATTCATCGAATTTCTGCGCGCCGATTTTAGCCGCAGTGCGCAAGATTTCAAGCTCATTTTCGCTTTTTATCGTGCGACGAATTTGGCTAAAATTTGGCTTTGGGATAAAGCGCGTTTTTAAATTTTTACTTAGTGCGTTAAATGCGCCAAAACTAAAATCATTAGGATCAAAAATCACAGCCCTCACCTTGTAAGAGCGCAAAATTTTACGCGCAGAAAGGGTTAAATCCGAGCTTTGCACGATTTGCGCATTTTTGGCTAACTCGCTAGCTTCGAGGCTGTATCTAGCGTCTGTGATAAAAAACCGCGCGCCATTAAGAGCTAGAAATATGCAGTTATCGCACGCATATCCGCACTCCCAAAATACGGCGTTAGTATCCCTTAAAATATAGTTCATCTGCTTTGATTACGCCTCTTTTTTCGCCTCTTTTGCAGCCTTGATTTGCTCGAAAATTTGAAGCATACCAATCATCGCCAAATGATATCCCACAGGGCCAAAGCCGATGATTTGACCAGCTGTAACAGGAGCTATCATTGATTTTTCGCGGAATTCCTCTCTACGGTTGATGTTTGAGATATGCACCTCGATCGTAGGCAACGCCACAGCCATAAGCGCGTCTCTCATAGCGATTGATGAGTGAGTGTAAGCGGCTGGGTTGATGATGATTCCATCGCATGTGCCATAGCACTCTTGGATTTTATCGACTAGCTCGCCCTCGAAATTACTTTGGAAAAACTCGATTTCTACGCCACTTTGCTCTGCTACGACTTGCATTTGTCTGTGGATATCTTCCATTTTCATACGGCCGTAAATCCCTGGCTCGCGTAGTCCTAGAAGGTTGATATTTGGTCCTTGGATTACCATAATTTTCATTTTTTGTCCTTTTTAAAAAAATTTAATCGCTCATTATAGCCAAATATTGCTTATTTTTGACTATCTTAAATTTTTACTAATTTATTGTAAAATATTTCATCACAAATCACAAGGATTAATTATGAAAATTTTAAAGGCGAAGTGGATTTTAACCTGCGATGAAAAATTTAAAATTCACCGCGACAAAGCCGTAGTTTTTGACGAAAAAATAGAAGAAATTTTAAAACCAAATGAAGCTAGGGAAAAATACCCCGAGGCTGAATTTATCGATTGCGGAAGCGATATCGCTATGCCAGCGTTTATCAACACACACACGCATTTAGAATTTAGCGCGAACCGCACGCACCTAATCTACGGCGATTTCGTAAAATGGGTCGCCTCTATCGTAAATGCCAGAGAAGAGCTCTCCAAACAAGCCTTAGAAACGATAATCGAAAAAGAAATTTTAACTATGATGAAATCAGGCGTGGCTACAATCGGCGAAATTTCTAGCTTTGGCACAGAGGCTCAAATTTGCGCCAAATCGCCTGCGCGCTTCGTGTTTTTCAACGAAATTTTAGGCGCAGATAAAAACACAATCGACGCAAATATAGATAAATTTAGCGAGCGCTTCACAAGGTCTGCTGAGCTTGTAAGCGATCTGTTTATCCCGGCAGTTTCGGTGCATGCGCCATACTCCACGCACCCAGAAATCACGAAATTTGCCACTGATTTTGCCCGCGATAACGAACTTTTGATGAGTTCGCATTTCATGGAGAGCAACCATGAGCGCGACTGGCTCAAACACGGCAAAGGCGCGTTTAAAGAGTGGCTTGGGGCGTTTTTGCCAAACCCAAAACCATTTTATTCGCCAAAAAGCTATATCGAGTATTTCAAGGGCGTGCGCACGCTCTTTACGCACTGCGTCTTTGCAGATCTCAAACTTTTTGATAAAAAACTCCACTCTATCACGCACTGCGCGGTCTCAAACCGCCTTTTAGGCAGAGATAGATTAAAGCTAACTAGCGTTATCAAAAACGGCTATTTATTTTCTATCGGCACAGACGGGCTAAGCTCGAATATCAGCCTAAATTTCCTCGACGAGCTTAGGGCAAATCTCTTTGTGCATGACGGATTGGAGCTTAGCAAGCTTGCGCGCGAACTTTTGCTAGGTGCGACAAACCGCGCGGCAAAATCGCTGGATTTGAATTTAGGCGAGCTAAGTAGTGGCAAAATCGCAGATATCGCCGTATTTGAGGGATTTGAATGCGATGAGAGCCAGCTAGCGTTACAGCTGATTTTACAAAGCAAAAACGCAAAATCACTATATATCAAAGGCAAAAAATGCAATTTCTAAAAAACCTTTTTACGCCCATTTTAGCGGTGCTTGGCTTTATAAATAAATATTTTAAATCAATGATATTTTTACTCATTGTGTTTTTGATTTTTAGCGGGGATAAAAGTGCGCAAAGTCCAAATGCAAATTTAGCCACGATAAATTTGACCGGAGCGATTATGGACGATAGTCAAATTTTAGAAAAAATCAAAGAAATCGAAAACAACGGCGCAATCAAGGGCGTTTTGCTCATCATTGATAGCCCAGGCGGAGCTCTAAGCCCAAGCGTAGAAATCTCACAAGCGATAAAATCCCTAAACGCCAAAAAGCCAGTCGTAGCATACGCCAAGGGCACAATGGCGAGCGGAAGCTATCTTAGTGGCGTGTGGGCTAGTAAAATTTACGCAAACCCAGGCTCGTTTATCGGCTCAATCGGCGTGATTATG is part of the Campylobacter sp. VBCF_01 NA2 genome and harbors:
- the aroQ gene encoding type II 3-dehydroquinate dehydratase, yielding MKIMVIQGPNINLLGLREPGIYGRMKMEDIHRQMQVVAEQSGVEIEFFQSNFEGELVDKIQECYGTCDGIIINPAAYTHSSIAMRDALMAVALPTIEVHISNINRREEFREKSMIAPVTAGQIIGFGPVGYHLAMIGMLQIFEQIKAAKEAKKEA
- the mqnF gene encoding aminofutalosine deaminase family hydrolase — encoded protein: MKILKAKWILTCDEKFKIHRDKAVVFDEKIEEILKPNEAREKYPEAEFIDCGSDIAMPAFINTHTHLEFSANRTHLIYGDFVKWVASIVNAREELSKQALETIIEKEILTMMKSGVATIGEISSFGTEAQICAKSPARFVFFNEILGADKNTIDANIDKFSERFTRSAELVSDLFIPAVSVHAPYSTHPEITKFATDFARDNELLMSSHFMESNHERDWLKHGKGAFKEWLGAFLPNPKPFYSPKSYIEYFKGVRTLFTHCVFADLKLFDKKLHSITHCAVSNRLLGRDRLKLTSVIKNGYLFSIGTDGLSSNISLNFLDELRANLFVHDGLELSKLARELLLGATNRAAKSLDLNLGELSSGKIADIAVFEGFECDESQLALQLILQSKNAKSLYIKGKKCNF
- the sppA gene encoding signal peptide peptidase SppA, whose product is MQFLKNLFTPILAVLGFINKYFKSMIFLLIVFLIFSGDKSAQSPNANLATINLTGAIMDDSQILEKIKEIENNGAIKGVLLIIDSPGGALSPSVEISQAIKSLNAKKPVVAYAKGTMASGSYLSGVWASKIYANPGSFIGSIGVIMQGLDVSNLTEKIGISEQVVKAGEFKEAGTMMRPWSEAERESLQSLVNQSYELFAREVASARKLKFDEREIWANARVFLSAQAKKLGLIDEVDSLQSAKTACEKLSGVSNPIWLEPSPYEKMLNKLATQGSAMIYNLAHARLMAF